Genomic window (Bacillus pumilus):
TATCGGCACATGCAAGGCTCAGGTGTCCATGCGTACAAATGGGTAAACCATGAAGGAAAAGCAGTGCTGGTCAAATATCACTTTGAACCAAAGCAAGGCATTCGCAACCTGACACAAGAACAGGCGCAAGCGATTCAAGGTGAAAACTTCAATCATGCCACACAGGACTTATATGAAGCCATTGAGCAAGGAGATCATCCTGAATGGGAGGTTTATGCGCAGATCATGGAAGATGATGCACACCCTCACCTTGACTTTGATCCGCTTGATCCGACAAGCTATGGTACAAGGATGACTATCCTTGGAAACCAATCGGACGAATGGTGTTAAACAAAAATCCAGAAAATTATTTCGCAGAAGTCGAGCAAGTCGCCTTTGGGACAGGCGTTCTCGTAGACGGTTTGGATTTCTCAGATGATAAATTGCTTCAAGGACGAACCTTCTCCTACTCTGACACGCAGCGCTATCGTGTGGGGCCAAACTATTTACAGCTGCCAATCAATGCACCGAGAAAGCATGTCGCCACGAATCAAAGAGATGGGCAAATGGAGTACCACGTCGATCAAGGCAAAGGACAAAACCCTCATGTGAATTATGAACCATCGATCCTTGGCGGATTAAAAGAAGCCAAGCAGGATGGAAAAGATCATACGCCTTTTGTAGAGGGTGACGTCAAACGAGAGGCCATTGACCGTCCGAACAACTTTGGACAAGCCGGAGAAACGTATCGCCGCTTCAATGATTGGGAACGTGAGGAACTGATTAAAAATTTAGTCAACACCCTTGCTACCTGTCAAAAAGACATTCAAGAGCAAATGATCGAAAACTTTACGAAGGCAGACCCTGATTACGGAAAGCGAGTCGCTGACGGCTTAAAAGCCTTTAAACAAGAACAACCAAGCGGACCTATAGGCTCTACAGGCGCAGCCCAAGCCGTGGACGAAGCGATCAACAACAGCACACCATCAGATCCTTATTAAATAAAAAAGAATGCAGCGTCTAGGCTGCATTCTTTTTGTATCCATCGATTAAGCGTTTTGACCTTTTTTAATCCATTCTGCAACATTGACTGTACGTTTTGCTTGATGTTTTGCAGCAGCTTCTGCATCCTCTTGGATCTTTCCATTTTGGTCAACAGTGACACTCACGCCGTAAGGGTTGCCCCCTGCACCGTATAATGAGTCATCAGTGTATCCAGGAGCGGCGATAATAGCTCCCCAGTGGAACATCGTTGTGTAAAGGCTGAGAATGGTTTGCTCCTGTCCGCCATTTGGGTTTTGTGCAGATGTCATCGCACTTACTGCTTTGTTTGCCAATTTTCCTTGGAACCACAAGCCGCCAGTTGTGTCTAAAAATTGCTTCATTTGAGCCGGTAAGTTACCAAAACGTGTCGGCATGCTAAAGATGATGGCATCTGCCCACTCTAAATCACTCAATTGAACCTCTGGGACATCCTTTGTTTCATCTAAATGTGCTTTCCATGCTGGATTTGACGCCACAACTGATTCAGGAGCCAATTCAGGAACCTTTAATATTTTGACTTCTGCTCCAGCTTCTTTCGCTCCAGCTTCAGCCCATTTTGCCATCTGATAGTTTGTACCTGTTGAACTATAATAAATAATCGCTAACTTTACGTTTTCCATTTGTTCCATCTCCTTTTGATTGGTTTGTCCAAAAAGTTTTTGTAAGAATCCCAACTGTATTCCCCACCTTATTTAAAATTGACGACGATACCATAAAGCCGCAGCATCGACTTCTTCTCTCGTTAGCTGATGTCCACGATTTTCCCAATGAAGTGTAACAGACGCGCCTGCCTCCTGAAGCAATTGCTCAAGCTCCTGTGATTCCTCTGGACGGCACATTGGGTCATTTTCACCAGCTGCTATAAAGACTTGTTTCCCCACTAATGAAGGCATTGAAACCCCGCGTCTCGGGACCATTGGATGATGCAAGATAGCTCCTTTTAACGCATCCTCGTAATGGAATAAAAGACTTCCTGCAATGTTCGCCCCATTGGAATATCCGAGAGCGACGACATTGTGACGATCGAACCCATATTCTTCTGCTGCCTCGCCGATAAATGTATACAGTTCCTCTGTCCGCTCAATTAAATCCTGTTCATCAAATACACCCTCTGCCAAACGTCTGAAAAAGCGCGGCATACCGTTTTCCAACACATTTCCTCTCACACTAAGAACAGAAGCGTCCGCATCTACTAAATCGGCAAGCGGCAATAAATCTTCTTCCGTTCCGCCAGTACCATGCAGTAATAACAAAACAGGTCTTTGTTCATTCTTTCCTTTTCGAAAAAGATGTTTCATCATGCATCTCCTTTCCCTTTCAACTCTCTCACTTCTATTGGCAGTACAATTTGTTCAATCTGACTGCGCTGCGCCTCATATTGAGGTGGCAGTTTCAATGCTTCACCCATTGTTTCCACTGATTCATCGTGTGCAAACCCTGGAGGATCAGTCGCAATCTCAAATAATATGCCGCCAAGCTCTCTAAAATAAATGGCATTGAAGTAATTTCGGTCTTGCACAGGAGTCACTTGATACCCGCTTTGCGCAATATGTCTTTGCCAATCTAATTGATCCTGATCATCTGTTGCTCTCCATGCAATATGGTGCACCACCCCAACACCCATACGTCCTCGTGCAACAGGTGTTTTGTTCACATCAATCACATTGCCAATCTCACCAAATGAACGGAATCTCACATAGTCCTCTTCTGCTCCGACTCGTTCAAAACCCATTGTTTTTTCGAGTAGCTGCATCGTTTGCTCAGGCTGTGACGTTAACAAAACCGCTCCGCCAAATCCTTTGATCGCAACATCTGGTGTGACTCCGTTAAATGTCCACTCATTTTGTTTCCCTTCCGCACGCTCTACAAGTTCAATTAACAAGCCGTGTGGATCTTCAAATGAGAGAAAGGCTTCACCAAAGCGTTCAACCATTTCATAAGAAATATCAAATTGCTCTAGACGTTTTTTCCAAAAAGAGAAAGCGCCCGGCGGCACAACATATGTCGTCACACCGACTTGACCGGCGCCAATTTGTCCTTTTTGAGCACCTGGCCAAGGGAAAAACGTAATAATCGTTCCTGGAGTTCCTCCTTCATTTCCAAAATATAAATGGTATGTGCCCGGATCATCAAAATTCACGGTCTTTTTCACGAGACGAAGCCCTAAAACACCTGCATAAAAATCAACGTTCTCCTGAGGATGCCCTACAATGGCTGTAATATGGTGAATTCCTTCAGTTTTCTTCACTTCTAATGACCTCCTAATCATGAAGTAACAAGCCTCTATTCATTATGTCTTTACTGACGCCTTTATATTATCTCGAATTCGAGATATTAAATCAAAAAAATATATTTATCTCGAATTAAGGATATGATGTTTTTTAATAAATGTCAACAATTTTTGTTTTTTCTTTTAAAAAAGCAGATCTGCTTGATACATGACAGACCTGCTCTTCCTTAATTATTTCAATAATTTTTTCTTTTTTAAATAGGCTTTCGCTACCTGAAATGCTTCCTTACCTTTCACATTCACTTCATAATTCATCTCTCTCATCTCATCGTCTGTGATTTGGCCACCAAGCTTATTGAGAGAGGTCTCAATCTCAGGGTACTCAGTTAATGTATCCTGCCTTAGCAGTGGTGCTCCTTGATATGGCGGGAAAACATGCTGATCATCATCGAGCACCTTTAATTTATATTGTCTCAATTCACTGTCTGTCGAATATGCATCGACCAAATTGATATCCCCTTTTTGAATGGCTCGATACCGAAGCTTCGGTTCCATCGTGACCACATCGTCAAAGGAGAATTGATAGACCTTTTGAATACCTCGATACCCATCCTGACGATCAGAAAATTCTAACGTAAAACCAGCTTTTATACGATTCTTGATCTTGCCTAAATCTGAAATATTGGATACATCATATTGATCGGCCAGCGACTGAGGCACAGCTAAAGCATACGTATTGTTGTAAGCCATCGGCTCAAGAAGACGGAGCTGAAAGGATGATTCCAAACCGCGCCGCGCTTGCTCATACACTTTTTCTTTATCTGTGCTTTTCGCTGTTTCTTTAAGGAACTCAGAAATTGCAGTACCTGTAAACTCAGGATAAATATCAATATCACCGGAGCGTAAAGCTTGAAAAACAAAGGACGTCTTGCCAAGACCAGGCTTAAGATTGACTTGAATATCCGTATCCTGCTCAATTAAAAGCTTATACATTGAGATCAAAATTTCAGGCTCCGCCCCTAACTTTCCACCAATGGTGATTTCTTTCTTTTCTTGTTGAAACAGTAATGGGCCCGCGACAACTGCTCCTGCAATCACAGCAAAAGCCGTCACAGAGATCAACGTCTTTTTAAAGGATATTTTTTCAAAAGTACGCAGCACGACATCAAATAAGAGAGCGAGCAGGGCAGCTGGTATGGCGCCGATGACAATGAGCGACATATCATTTCGATCAATTCCAAGTAGAATCAGACTTCCTAATCCTCCAGCTCCGATCAGTGCGGCAAGAGTGGCAGTCCCCACAATGAGAACCATCCCAGTTCGGATACCAGCCATGATGACTGGCATGGCCAGAGGCAGCTCCACCTTTAATAACCGTTTGCGGTGATTCATTCCCATGGCGAGAGCCGCTTCTCTTAGGGAAGGGTCGACCTCCTGAATGCCTGTATATGTATTTCTTAAAATAGGGAGTAGGGCATAGACGACAAGCGCGATAATGGCAGGAACTTGCCCAATCCCAACGAGAGGAATCAGCAAGCCAAGCAGCGCGAGCGACGGAATTGTTTGCAAGACAGCCGTCACCCCAATCACCCACTCCGCTAGCTTCGGTACCCTCGTTAAATAGATACCTAATGGAATGGCAATCAAAATCGCTAAAAATAAAGCAATAAAAGAAATTTGAATATGCTCTAGTAAGGCGTGACCCAATTGTTCTTTTCGGTCCCATAACACACTGGTCCAATCATTCATGTGACTCGCCCCGCTCTCTAGGAAAATCAGCTAAAAACTGAATCACCGCTTGACGATTCACTAGACCCATTCGCTCCCCATCCTTTTCCACAGCCAATTCCTCATGCTTTGCCAATTTAGATAAGACATCATCCAGCGGTGCATGTGCTGAAATAACTTCATAGCCTAAAAGAGCCTCCTGAGTCATTGGTCTAGCTATGGTCTCTAACTCAAACGCTTGATGTCCCACATGGCGAGCAGCCCCTGAGACAAACTCTCGCACAAAGTCATTGACTGGGTATTGAACCAATTCCTCTGGACGACCAATTTGCACCACTTTACCTTCCTTCATGATACAAATTCGGTCACCAAGTCTCATGGCTTCTTGCATATCATGTGTCACGAAGACAATGGTCTTTTGAATACGGCGCTGCAAATCAAGCAGATCATCCTGCAATTTCTCCCTCGTCAGTGGATCTAACGCACTAAAAGGTTCATCCATGAGGACAATCTCTGGATCAGCCGCAAGAGCACGTGCCACACCGACACGCTGCTGCTGTCCGCCAGACAGCTCTGACGGCTTTCGATGTCGATACATAGCTGGATCAAGCCCAACCATCTGCATCAATTCATCGACACGTTTATTGATCTCGCTCCGGCTCCACTGTTTAAGCTCTGGCACCACAGCGATATTTTCTTCAATGGTCATATGAGGAAAAAGAGCGATTTGCTGCAGGACATACCCAATATCCCAGCGTAGCTCATACATATCATAGTCACTTACATTTTGGCCCTTTATGTAAATTTCACCTTCTGTAGAAGAAATGAGACGATTGATCATTTTCAATGTCGTCGTTTTCCCGCTTCCACTAGGTCCAATGAATACAAAAAACTCACCTTTCTGAATCTCCAAATCAACCGATTGAACGGCATAGAGGTCATCAGAAAATTGCATCGATACCTTCTTAAATTCAATCATCTTCCCACGCCCTGACTGCAATTATTTTCTAGACTACCAATATGACAGATCGACCCCGTATTTGTATAGAACAAACTGTCTCTTTTACATACTTCCCCTAGGATGCCCACCAAAAACAGCTCAAACCAATTTAAATGAGATTCTTCGTCAAACAAATAAAAAAAGCGAAGAGCTCGAGGCTCTCCGCTTTTAAGTCAACGACTTACTCACCAGTAACGTATGGAAGTAATGCCATTTGACGTGATTTTTTAATCGCTAATGTCAATTTACGTTGATACTTAGCGCTAGTTCCTGTTACACGACGAGGTAAAATTTTACCACGCTCAGAAACAAACTTTCTAAGAAGATCAACATCTTTGTAATCGATGTGCGTGATACCGTTAGAAGTAAAGAAACATACCTTACGACGTTTCGCACGACCGCCTCTGCGTCCACCTGCCATTTGTTTTCACACCTTTCCTTTAGTCATTTTTTCAGATCAATTAGAATGGCAAATCATCATCGGAGATGTCAATCGGTTTACCATCATTCGCAAATGGGTCATCATTAAAGCTATTTCCCTGATTACGATTTTGTTGGTTGCTTTGATTGCCATATGGATTTTGACTTGGTTCATTTCCGAATGGATTCTGATCGTTTTGGCTACCGCCATAATACTGGCCTCCGCTATTACCACCGCCGCTGTATCCACCTGAACCAGCACCGCCGCTCTTAGGCTCAAGAAATTGAACACTTTCAGCTTGAACCTCTGTCACGAAGACACGCTGTCCTTGCTGATTTTCATAGTTTCTTGTCTGCAAACGACCGTCTACACCGGCAAGACTTCCTTTTTTCAAGAAATTAGCCACGTTCTCGGCTTGTCTTCTCCAAGTAACACAGTTAATGAAATCGGCTTCACGCTCTCCAGATTGATTCGTAAACGTACGATTCACAGCTAGAGTAAACGTGGCTACAGCCGCACCATTAGGCGTGTAGCGAAGCTCAGGGTCTTTTGTTAGTCTTCCGACCAATACAACACGGTTTAGCATATTGAAAGACCACCTTTAAATATATATTTCAATGATTTATACTTCTTCTTTAACAACAATGTGGCGAATGATATCGTCACTGATCTTAGCTAAGCGGTCAAATTCTTGAACTGCTGCAGCGTCAGATTGAACGTTTACGATTTGGTAGAAGCCTTCACGGAAATCGTTGATTTCGTATGCAAGACGACGTTTACCCCAATCCTTTGTTCCAGTGATCTCCGCACCGTTAGAAGTTAACACGTTATTGAAACGCTCGATAACTGCTTTTTTAGCCTCATCGTCAACTGTTGGGCGGATGATGTACATAACTTCGTACTTTCTCATCTGATTGCACCTCCTTTTGGTCTAAGCGGCCCTAAACGGGCAAGGAGCAATAAATTATATTACTCACAATTGTATATTATAACAAATTACTTGGCCTATGACAAGAACCTATACGTTAAAACGGAAATGAATGACGTCTCCATCTTTCACTACATATTCTTTACCTTCTAGACGGACTTTTCCTGCCTCTTTTGCAGCAGACATACTTCCGCCAGCTAGTAAATCCTCATAAGCAACTGTTTCAGCACGAATAAATCCACGCTCGAAGTCCGTATGAATGATTCCAGCACATTCTGGTGCCTTCATTCCTTTTTTAAATGTCCAAGCACGTACTTCCTGCTCACCTGCTGTGAAATAAGTAGCTAACCCAAGAAGTGAATAAGACGCTTTGATCAGCTGATCTAAACCTGATTCTTTAATGCCAAGCTCTTCAAGGAACATTTGCTTCTCTTCTCCTTCAAGCTCTGCAATTTCAGACTCAATCTTTGCGCAAACGACGATGACTTCAGCATTTTCACCAGAAGCAAACTCACGGATTTGCTGCACATATTCGTTGCCATCGTGATCCGCTACTTCATCCTCACTCACATTCGCTACATAAAGAACTGGTTTAGATGTCAGTAAATGAAGCTGTTTCACAAGCTTTTGCTGCTCATCCGTAAATTCTACAGATCTTGCCGATTGCCCAGCTTCAAATGCGTGCATTAGCTTCGACAAAATATCAAATTCAGCTACCGCTTCCTTGTCCTTTTGTTTCGCAAGCTTACTCACACGAGCCAAACGCTTTTCAACTGTTTCTACATCAGCCAAAATCAATTCTAAATTAATGGTTTCGATATCCGACACAGGGTCAACCTTACCTGATACGTGTGTGATATTATCATCTGCAAAAGCTCTCACCACATGACAGATCGCATCTACTTGGCGAATGTGAGAAAGGAATTTATTCCCTAAACCTTCACCTTTAGAAGCTCCTTTGACAATACCAGCAATATCAGTGAATTCAAAAGCAGTCGGAACTGTCTTTTTAGGCTGCACCAATTCTGTTAGCTTTTGTAATCTTTCGTCTGGAACTTCTACAATTCCCACGTTTGGATCAATGGTACAAAACGGATAGTTAGCAGACTCCGCTCCAGCCTGTGTAATTGCATTAAATAGCGTTGACTTCCCGACGTTAGGTAAGCCAACAATACCAGCTGTTAAAGCCATTCTTTCATCTCCTCTATATAAAACGTGCTCGTTATACTGCGTAATATGAACCTAGAGCAATTATAAGTAGGTTTACATGAAAAGACAAGCTCACCGTTATGCATTATTAATAGAAGAAACATTGCCAAAAAGAAGAAATCAGTGCTTTAAAACATGAATTTGCATCTGCTTCTTCTATACAAAAGACGAATTTCATCAAAAAAAGCATGAGGCCTACTTAAGCAGTTGGCTCCTCATGCTTGACGAGAATTTTCTTCATTTTTCGTTCAAAGTCTCTTCTTGGAATCATCACGCTGTGTCCACAGCCTTCACATTTAATGCGAATATCCATGCCCAAACGAATGACCTTCCACCGATTGACACCACATGGATGGGGCTTTTTCATCTCTACGACATCGTGTAACCCAAACGCTTTGTCTGCCATCAGCCTTCACCTCTCTTGCTCACTTCATTGAATCTATTGTACAAAAAAACGGCGATGAAGAGCAATGCACAAAACAAAGAGCCTCTTTCAATCGTTCATCCTATTCTTTTTTATAGAAAAAACCCTTCTTTTAGATCATTTTATTTGTGACCAATAGTTACTTAAACTCCGCTTTTTTTCAATATTGTCACAAACACCGTAGGTCAAAAGGTTTTTATTGGTAGATCACTGTGGTTTTTCCATATTTTTTGATTTATGATATCTGCATAAATGTTATGTGAGGGAGCAGGTACGATGGTCAATCGAAAGGATAGATTAACTGATAAAGAATATAAAATCATATCCGATCATGCTGGAAACATAGACAATTACCAGCAGCACCATACGATAGAAATAGGTCAGCAAACGCTCACTGTCCGCGATTTTCTCAAAGTCGATCATCAATTATATGGTTTAACGATGCAGCCGGAACAATCAGATGAGTTCATCGTCGCTTTTCACTGTCCACTGCCAAATCAAACGACAGTGACCTCGCCACAAGATATACACACAGCGGCACAGTCATTGCTCAAAACGGATTATGCCTATCCGATTGAAAAGAAGTCCCTTGAGGGCAATCAAGATCATGCCTTTTTTAAAGGGAAGGAATACATAGAGCAAGTCTGTCAGCAGCATCCAAATGCAGGTATCTATCTCACTGGACAAGCACTTGCCGGTGCTGTTTGTGCTTATGTTGCAACAGAACAGCCAGCTGTCAAAAAAGCCGTCACCTTTGATAGCCCAAATATATGGAGCAGTCTGTCGCCTTCAATTCAGCAGAAGGCACAGCAAGGTCAATATACACGAGTATTGACTGAATATATTCAACCTAGTCATTATGTCGGTTTACTCAATCGTCAAGATCATGGGGTTGGTCAAGTGAAGTACACCGTACCACCAAGGCAGCAAGACGCCGCCCAAGAATCCGTTAGATATAAAAAAAGAGAAATTGACACCTTTTTAAAATCAGCTTTTTCGTCTATGAATATAGAATGGAACGAATCCTTTGATACAAACGCTTTTTTAGCTCTTATTTCTGGGAGCTATAAAGTAAATGGGTATTCATTCCATAAAGATGGATCTGCCCGTATGTTAGATGAACAGCTTGATCATAATACAAGTTTTACAGCTATGCTGTTGCAAGAAATTCATTCTGGACGTGCATATGCACAAAGCGGTCTTGAAATTATCATAAAATCCCATTTACTGAAAAACTCATCCTACGATCTTCAGAGCATTATTGAACATGAAGTTCACACTGTATTTGAGAGAATCGATGGGATCGATGAAAGTGTAAAAGACGCCGTCCAGCATGTAAAACAAGAGCTAAAAGGACTCGTCGGCTTTGGCCACTATGATTTATTAAGTCCTAGTGATGTGGAAGCTTTGGTAGAGGAAGTGAGGATGGAACAACATCATTCCTCCTTTTATTCACACGACAAACAGCTTAATGCCCTGTACACCCTAAGAGATTACGAACAGGAACTTTCTACCCTTTCAAGACATATGTACACAATGGGTGATGACTACGCCAAGGCAGATAGACGCCTTGCAGTACAAATGGGTATTCATTAAGAAAGGAGTCACGGCATGATCAATCAAAATAAGCCTCCTAGTGACGCCCAGCGTTTCTTGCAAAATGTAAGTGCTCGCCGCTCCATGTCTGTCTTCGAAAATCAATCGGCACCGCACACACAAACGCAGTCCCCTGAAGAAATGGCTGCGATACAAGCCATGCGCAGAGAAGGACAGCGAAAGGATCTAAAACGGCTGCTCAAAATGCGGCTGCATGATGAATTATCAAACACTCGCGTGCACTTGGAGTATCAATTGGCAAAAACAGAAGACATGATCAACCAGACAACCATTGTCAAACAACACATTTCCCAGCATTTAAAGGGACAAGCCATTTCAGAATTAGAAGAACGCCTTCAGCGTCTCAAGCAAATGCCCGTCTATGATGATATTAAGGAAGCCATTGATTCAATTCGGATAAAATAAGCACAGCTCTAACAAAGAGATGTGCTTATTTTATTTTATCAATATAATTTTTAGAGCGGGAAAATATCTTTTTACTTAAAATCGGATATAGCATTAAACAGACAAGCAAATAAAGATTCAATAAACTATATATCGGATACAAGAAAGCAATCAAATCTGCAAATCCAAGTGATGTCAAAGGCGCCATCAAAAGAAGCATCACCAGCACAACCAGCCAGCGAGGCAATCGTACAAGAGAGAGCATTCGGCTGGATAGACCAAATAAACCAGCGGCTGTCGTCGTATAAATGGCTAGACAAAGGACAACAGTCATAAACACAAACAATGACGTTGGCGCCCCTTCTAATACTGTAAACAAAGGAATGCCCTCTGCTGATAGGCTCCCAGATATATCAACTAGTATTTCGTTATATACGTACGAGATCACTCCAAAAATGAGACCGCTTAATATACTCGCCACTTTGGCCTCTCCAAGTCCCTTCATTTCTTTCCCAACCGAAGACAGCACGGCCACAACAGATAATATATTCAAAGAAGCAAAGACAATGCTGGCAGGCCAATTGTACTGCTGCCCAAAATCAATCCGCCACATATGATCATGGTTCATATAATAAAAAACAAACGCATAGATGAGACCCGCCACCAAAATTGGTATAATGAAAGCATTCACAGATAAGAGCCCTTTCACATCCCAGAAAAAAATCATAAATGAAAACAGACAAAATGCACCGATACCCACCCAAAATGGCACATGATACATCTCGAGCGTCACCCCGCCACCGGCAATCATGACCGTCGTTGTCGTGAATAAATAAAGGACAATTAAAACGTCATACACTTTAGCCAGCCATGGACCGACAAGCCGCTCTAGCACTGGCACAAAGTGATCGGCACGCACCTCATAACTGATTTTCAACACCACATAGGTAGACAGCATAAACATCAATGTAAACAGTAGAATGGCTAGTCCGCTATCAATGCCAAAAAACTGCCAAATTTCTTGGCCGGAAGCATACCCCGCCCCTATTAAGCTTCCTAAAATTAAAAGCGTCCACCTTGAACCAGCCTTCCACACAAACATCACCTCATAGGTATAGAATTAAGCTTGTTTCCGTATACTGTTACTAACTACTATGACAAGGAAGTGAGACCTATGAATAGCAAGAACGGTCTTTTTTTTAGAAATAGGGTGAAAGAATACGTGTCCCATACGGATACAAATGCCATTCAACAACTTAAAAGTATTTTATTCTCGCATCTTCAGAAAGCAGGAAAAAGACCCGTTGCCATTGTTTGTATTGGCACCGACCGCTCAACTGGCGACTCTCTAGGTCCACTTGTTGGTGCAAAGCTTTCCGGTCTGGATTTGAAAAAGCTTCATGTATATGGAACACTCTCTGACCCAGTTCATGCTGTCAATCTAAAAGAAAAGCTCGCTGAAATTGAACAAGCTCATAAACATCCGTTTATTGTGGCGATTGATGCCTGTTTAGGCAGAGTGAAAAGTGTAGGTTCCTTCCAAATTGGAGATGGGCCGTTAAAGCCAGGAGCAGGCGTACAAAAGGAGCTGCCAGAGGTAGGAGATATTCATATTAATGGGATCGTCAATGTGAGCGGCTTTATGGAATACTTCGTTCTCCAAAACACCCGTCTCCATCTTGTCATGTCTATGGCCAATACACTTTCTGAAAGTCTATCTCACATTGATCAAATGGATTGGACAAGAGAAAAAAACCGGTCTCTTTTCTCCCCTATTCAAAATATCACTGGGAGAATATAAAAAAGACCATCTCGTATCAAGATGGTCACTCTGCTGATTCTCTCGTAGAAAGCAATTCGAGAATTCTTTCTAAATCTTCGTTAGAGAGAAATTCAATCTCTATTTTCCCTTTTTTCTTCTGTTTCTTGATCGTCACTGAAGTACCAAAGTAGTTTTGTAAGAAAGACTCTCTTTCTTTCAAGATTCGATCCTTTGGTGCTTCTTGTTTCTTTGTTTCACGTGGAACATTTTCGTTTAACTGCTGAACAAGTTTCTCAACCTGACGTACGTTTAACCCCTCATCCACGATTTTCTTAACCAATGGCGCCAGCTTCTTTTTGTTTTTCAAGCTAAGCAATGTTCTTCCATGTCCCATCGATAGCGCTCCATCAGCAATCAGCTTTTGTACTTCATCTGGTAAAGTCAAAAGACGGAGGTGGTTCGCAATATGCGGTCTGCTTTTGCCTAATCGCTTCGCTAATTCCTCTTGCGTCACACTGAGGTGATCTAGCAAAGAGGCATAGGCTTCCGCTTCTTCCAATGGAGATAAATCTTCACGCTGCAGGTT
Coding sequences:
- the wrbA gene encoding NAD(P)H:quinone oxidoreductase, whose protein sequence is MENVKLAIIYYSSTGTNYQMAKWAEAGAKEAGAEVKILKVPELAPESVVASNPAWKAHLDETKDVPEVQLSDLEWADAIIFSMPTRFGNLPAQMKQFLDTTGGLWFQGKLANKAVSAMTSAQNPNGGQEQTILSLYTTMFHWGAIIAAPGYTDDSLYGAGGNPYGVSVTVDQNGKIQEDAEAAAKHQAKRTVNVAEWIKKGQNA
- the ssbA gene encoding single-stranded DNA-binding protein SsbA; amino-acid sequence: MLNRVVLVGRLTKDPELRYTPNGAAVATFTLAVNRTFTNQSGEREADFINCVTWRRQAENVANFLKKGSLAGVDGRLQTRNYENQQGQRVFVTEVQAESVQFLEPKSGGAGSGGYSGGGNSGGQYYGGSQNDQNPFGNEPSQNPYGNQSNQQNRNQGNSFNDDPFANDGKPIDISDDDLPF
- the rpsF gene encoding 30S ribosomal protein S6, coding for MRKYEVMYIIRPTVDDEAKKAVIERFNNVLTSNGAEITGTKDWGKRRLAYEINDFREGFYQIVNVQSDAAAVQEFDRLAKISDDIIRHIVVKEEV
- a CDS encoding ring-cleaving dioxygenase, producing the protein MIRRSLEVKKTEGIHHITAIVGHPQENVDFYAGVLGLRLVKKTVNFDDPGTYHLYFGNEGGTPGTIITFFPWPGAQKGQIGAGQVGVTTYVVPPGAFSFWKKRLEQFDISYEMVERFGEAFLSFEDPHGLLIELVERAEGKQNEWTFNGVTPDVAIKGFGGAVLLTSQPEQTMQLLEKTMGFERVGAEEDYVRFRSFGEIGNVIDVNKTPVARGRMGVGVVHHIAWRATDDQDQLDWQRHIAQSGYQVTPVQDRNYFNAIYFRELGGILFEIATDPPGFAHDESVETMGEALKLPPQYEAQRSQIEQIVLPIEVRELKGKGDA
- the rpsR gene encoding 30S ribosomal protein S18 codes for the protein MAGGRRGGRAKRRKVCFFTSNGITHIDYKDVDLLRKFVSERGKILPRRVTGTSAKYQRKLTLAIKKSRQMALLPYVTGE
- a CDS encoding ABC transporter ATP-binding protein, translated to MIEFKKVSMQFSDDLYAVQSVDLEIQKGEFFVFIGPSGSGKTTTLKMINRLISSTEGEIYIKGQNVSDYDMYELRWDIGYVLQQIALFPHMTIEENIAVVPELKQWSRSEINKRVDELMQMVGLDPAMYRHRKPSELSGGQQQRVGVARALAADPEIVLMDEPFSALDPLTREKLQDDLLDLQRRIQKTIVFVTHDMQEAMRLGDRICIMKEGKVVQIGRPEELVQYPVNDFVREFVSGAARHVGHQAFELETIARPMTQEALLGYEVISAHAPLDDVLSKLAKHEELAVEKDGERMGLVNRQAVIQFLADFPRERGESHE
- a CDS encoding ABC transporter permease/substrate-binding protein is translated as MNDWTSVLWDRKEQLGHALLEHIQISFIALFLAILIAIPLGIYLTRVPKLAEWVIGVTAVLQTIPSLALLGLLIPLVGIGQVPAIIALVVYALLPILRNTYTGIQEVDPSLREAALAMGMNHRKRLLKVELPLAMPVIMAGIRTGMVLIVGTATLAALIGAGGLGSLILLGIDRNDMSLIVIGAIPAALLALLFDVVLRTFEKISFKKTLISVTAFAVIAGAVVAGPLLFQQEKKEITIGGKLGAEPEILISMYKLLIEQDTDIQVNLKPGLGKTSFVFQALRSGDIDIYPEFTGTAISEFLKETAKSTDKEKVYEQARRGLESSFQLRLLEPMAYNNTYALAVPQSLADQYDVSNISDLGKIKNRIKAGFTLEFSDRQDGYRGIQKVYQFSFDDVVTMEPKLRYRAIQKGDINLVDAYSTDSELRQYKLKVLDDDQHVFPPYQGAPLLRQDTLTEYPEIETSLNKLGGQITDDEMREMNYEVNVKGKEAFQVAKAYLKKKKLLK
- a CDS encoding alpha/beta hydrolase, which gives rise to MMKHLFRKGKNEQRPVLLLLHGTGGTEEDLLPLADLVDADASVLSVRGNVLENGMPRFFRRLAEGVFDEQDLIERTEELYTFIGEAAEEYGFDRHNVVALGYSNGANIAGSLLFHYEDALKGAILHHPMVPRRGVSMPSLVGKQVFIAAGENDPMCRPEESQELEQLLQEAGASVTLHWENRGHQLTREEVDAAALWYRRQF
- the ychF gene encoding redox-regulated ATPase YchF, with translation MALTAGIVGLPNVGKSTLFNAITQAGAESANYPFCTIDPNVGIVEVPDERLQKLTELVQPKKTVPTAFEFTDIAGIVKGASKGEGLGNKFLSHIRQVDAICHVVRAFADDNITHVSGKVDPVSDIETINLELILADVETVEKRLARVSKLAKQKDKEAVAEFDILSKLMHAFEAGQSARSVEFTDEQQKLVKQLHLLTSKPVLYVANVSEDEVADHDGNEYVQQIREFASGENAEVIVVCAKIESEIAELEGEEKQMFLEELGIKESGLDQLIKASYSLLGLATYFTAGEQEVRAWTFKKGMKAPECAGIIHTDFERGFIRAETVAYEDLLAGGSMSAAKEAGKVRLEGKEYVVKDGDVIHFRFNV